Proteins co-encoded in one Nonlabens agnitus genomic window:
- a CDS encoding CTP synthase yields the protein MAHAKYIFVTGGVTSSLGKGIIAASLAKLLQARGLRVTIQKLDPYINVDPGTLNPYEHGECYVTEDGAETDLDLGHYERFLNVNTSQANNVTTGRIYQSVIDKERRGEFLGKTVQVIPHITDEIKHRIQILGKSGDYDVVITEIGGTVGDIESLPYIESVRQLSWELGEHNSLVIHLTLIPYLSAAGELKTKPTQHSVKTLMESGVQADILVCRTEHELSEDIRLKLARFCNVKPEAVIQSIDVETIYDVPNKMQEQGLDTVVIKKLKLKTGAQPDLKRWNQFLQRHKNPKSEVTIGLIGKYVELQDSYKSILEAFIHAGAENEVSVNIESIHSEHLEVGKVSQHLQHLDGLLVAPGFGERGIEGKIEAVKYARENGIPFFGICLGMQMAVIEYSRNVLGIKDANSSEMERETSNPVISLMEDQKDILDMGGTMRLGAWDCELKSGRIKEIYGKDLISERHRHRYEFNNAYREQLEKGGLACTGINPKSGLVEVIEIANHPWFVGVQYHPEYKSTVASPHPLFTSFVQAAANFKRNKKD from the coding sequence ATGGCACATGCAAAGTACATTTTTGTCACAGGTGGAGTTACTTCCTCATTAGGAAAAGGAATTATCGCCGCTTCACTGGCAAAACTATTGCAGGCCAGAGGACTGCGAGTGACCATACAGAAGCTGGATCCTTATATTAATGTGGATCCTGGAACGCTTAATCCTTATGAACATGGTGAGTGTTATGTCACAGAAGATGGCGCAGAAACTGACCTTGACCTAGGCCACTACGAGCGTTTTCTCAATGTCAATACCTCACAGGCAAATAACGTCACTACAGGTAGAATCTACCAAAGCGTTATTGATAAGGAAAGACGTGGCGAGTTTCTTGGAAAAACCGTTCAAGTCATACCTCATATTACAGATGAAATCAAGCACCGCATCCAGATTTTAGGAAAATCTGGAGATTACGATGTGGTGATCACAGAGATAGGTGGAACCGTAGGTGATATCGAGTCCTTACCGTACATAGAAAGTGTACGACAATTAAGTTGGGAACTGGGCGAGCACAATTCGCTCGTCATTCATTTGACTTTGATACCTTACTTAAGTGCCGCTGGTGAGCTTAAGACCAAACCAACTCAACACAGTGTAAAGACCTTGATGGAAAGCGGAGTGCAGGCAGACATTTTGGTATGTCGCACAGAGCACGAACTTTCTGAAGACATTCGGTTAAAACTAGCACGTTTCTGCAACGTGAAGCCAGAAGCGGTCATCCAATCCATTGATGTAGAGACCATCTATGATGTTCCTAACAAGATGCAGGAGCAAGGTCTAGATACCGTTGTAATTAAAAAATTAAAGCTCAAGACTGGAGCGCAGCCAGATCTAAAACGCTGGAATCAATTCTTGCAACGCCATAAAAACCCTAAATCAGAAGTTACCATAGGGCTCATTGGTAAATACGTAGAACTTCAGGATTCCTATAAATCCATTCTCGAGGCTTTCATTCATGCCGGTGCAGAAAATGAGGTGAGCGTGAATATAGAATCCATTCACAGTGAGCACCTTGAAGTAGGTAAAGTGTCGCAACACTTGCAACACCTTGACGGTTTGCTGGTTGCACCAGGATTTGGTGAACGTGGTATCGAGGGCAAGATAGAAGCTGTCAAATATGCTCGTGAGAATGGTATTCCGTTTTTTGGGATCTGTCTTGGGATGCAAATGGCGGTTATTGAATACAGTCGCAATGTTTTGGGAATCAAGGATGCCAACTCCTCAGAGATGGAACGTGAAACTTCAAATCCTGTGATTTCCCTTATGGAGGATCAAAAGGATATTCTGGATATGGGCGGCACCATGCGTTTGGGCGCGTGGGATTGCGAGCTTAAATCTGGCAGAATCAAAGAAATCTACGGCAAGGACCTCATTTCAGAACGTCACCGTCACAGGTATGAATTCAACAATGCCTATCGTGAGCAGCTGGAAAAAGGAGGTCTAGCCTGCACGGGAATCAACCCTAAATCTGGACTGGTAGAAGTGATCGAGATTGCAAATCATCCTTGGTTCGTGGGCGTGCAGTACCATCCAGAATATAAAAGTACCGTGGCGTCACCGCACCCATTGTTTACCTCGTTTGTGCAGGCAGCAGCAAATTTTAAAAGGAATAAAAAGGATTGA
- the bshC gene encoding bacillithiol biosynthesis cysteine-adding enzyme BshC gives MISSNIPYQELRYFSKIIKAYLEDSNQIKGLYHRYPRLENFGDQIAEKSQQHDLQETRQVLVEALGKQYRNVYDADAALQNIQLLKDDKTFTVVTGHQLNLFTGPLYFLYKIISTINLCKALKTEYPEYNFVPVYWMATEDHDFDEIKFFNFGNRKLVYERESAGAVGRLDTDGLENINEQLQILLGASRFSEELSNLFSQSYTADNLAIATRNLAHELFKQDGLVIIDADDPQLKSLAIPYFKKELIDQSSFEAVNETLKNWNDGFEVQVNPREINLFYLNDSGRYRIIKKDEKFFLDGIDKIFSEKEILNELEEHPDRFSPNVIMRPLYQEIILPNLCYIGGGGEIAYWLELKNYFEGQHIPFPILLLRNSALLINAKQLEKLESLNVDVADLFKKDHELNEQIIRQVSEIEIDFEQQKEFLKKQFKELHAVAQDTDPSFLGAVGAQERKQIKGLEHLEKRLLKAQKRKWNDHLERVAVIKNELFPNDSLQERQANFSYFYKDMGPELIDILKKSLDPLDPRFTVIEL, from the coding sequence ATGATTTCATCCAATATTCCTTACCAAGAACTGCGATATTTTTCCAAAATTATCAAAGCATATTTAGAGGATTCGAACCAGATAAAGGGACTGTACCATAGGTATCCAAGGCTGGAGAATTTTGGCGATCAAATTGCTGAAAAATCTCAGCAACATGATTTGCAAGAAACGCGTCAAGTGTTGGTAGAAGCGTTGGGCAAGCAATACCGAAATGTGTATGACGCCGATGCCGCGCTGCAAAACATTCAGCTTTTAAAGGATGATAAGACCTTTACGGTAGTGACTGGTCACCAGCTCAATCTATTTACTGGGCCGCTTTATTTTTTGTACAAAATCATATCCACCATAAATCTATGCAAAGCGCTCAAGACCGAATATCCTGAGTATAACTTCGTTCCCGTCTATTGGATGGCTACAGAGGATCATGATTTTGATGAGATTAAATTCTTCAATTTTGGAAATCGTAAGTTGGTCTATGAGCGAGAAAGTGCTGGCGCTGTAGGACGTCTGGATACGGATGGTCTTGAGAATATTAATGAGCAGCTGCAAATTCTTTTAGGCGCTTCACGATTTTCTGAGGAGCTTTCTAATCTATTTTCACAATCATACACAGCAGATAACCTCGCCATTGCGACCAGGAACTTAGCCCACGAGCTGTTCAAGCAAGATGGATTAGTCATCATTGATGCAGATGATCCACAACTCAAAAGCCTTGCGATTCCCTATTTCAAAAAGGAGCTCATCGATCAGTCTTCTTTTGAGGCGGTTAACGAGACCTTAAAAAATTGGAATGATGGCTTCGAAGTCCAGGTCAACCCACGAGAGATCAATTTGTTCTATTTGAATGATAGCGGTCGTTACCGCATTATAAAAAAGGATGAGAAATTCTTTCTGGATGGCATCGATAAAATATTTTCAGAGAAAGAAATCTTAAACGAACTCGAAGAGCATCCTGATCGGTTTTCTCCTAATGTTATTATGAGACCGCTGTATCAGGAAATTATCCTGCCTAACCTTTGCTATATAGGTGGCGGTGGTGAGATCGCATACTGGCTGGAGTTGAAAAACTATTTTGAAGGTCAACATATTCCATTTCCCATTTTGCTATTGCGCAACTCTGCACTGTTGATCAATGCTAAACAACTAGAAAAGCTTGAATCTTTAAATGTCGATGTGGCAGATCTCTTTAAAAAAGATCACGAGCTCAACGAACAGATCATACGACAAGTGTCAGAAATAGAGATCGATTTTGAGCAGCAAAAAGAATTTCTCAAAAAGCAATTCAAAGAGCTCCATGCCGTGGCTCAAGACACAGATCCTTCATTTCTAGGTGCTGTTGGTGCTCAAGAGCGTAAACAAATCAAAGGCCTGGAGCATCTTGAAAAACGTCTTTTAAAAGCTCAAAAACGCAAATGGAATGATCATTTAGAACGCGTGGCTGTTATTAAAAACGAGCTTTTCCCTAACGATAGCCTGCAAGAGCGCCAGGCTAACTTTTCATATTTCTATAAAGACATGGGTCCAGAATTGATCGATATCCTCAAGAAATCGCTAGACCCGTTAGATCCTAGATTCACTGTGATTGAACTGTGA
- a CDS encoding OsmC family protein, with amino-acid sequence MTSTVEYLGDLRCTSTHVKSGSSFATDAPLDNNGKGEAFSPTDTVATGLASCMLTVMGIKARELTVDISISTAAVTKIMSAEPRRISQIDVQLEMTGNCDKRTQLILERVAMTYPVHNSLHPDIKKNITFNWD; translated from the coding sequence ATCACATCTACGGTAGAATATCTTGGAGATTTAAGATGCACATCAACGCATGTTAAAAGCGGTAGCTCATTTGCTACAGATGCACCGTTAGATAACAATGGTAAAGGCGAGGCATTCTCACCTACGGACACGGTTGCTACAGGGCTTGCCAGTTGTATGTTGACTGTTATGGGAATAAAGGCTAGAGAATTGACAGTCGATATTTCAATAAGCACTGCAGCGGTAACCAAAATCATGTCGGCAGAGCCGCGTCGTATCTCACAAATAGACGTCCAACTAGAAATGACCGGTAATTGTGACAAGCGTACCCAACTCATTTTGGAACGAGTGGCGATGACTTATCCTGTTCACAATAGCCTGCATCCAGATATAAAAAAGAATATCACCTTTAATTGGGATTAG
- a CDS encoding serine hydroxymethyltransferase has product MTAMDNEIFDLIDLEAKRQVSGLELIASENYVSDNVLKAAGSILTNKYAEGYPHKRYYGGCEIVDKIEIIAIERAKLLFNAEYVNVQPHSGSQANTAVFHACLNPGDKILGFDLSHGGHLTHGSPVNFSGKLYTTSFYGVDRETGLLDYDEIAKIAEKEQPKLIIAGASAYSREIDYKRFREIADNVGAVLLSDIAHPAGLIAKGLLQDAVEHSHICTSTTHKTLRGPRGGIIIMGKDFENPFDQKLKNGNLKMMSTLLNSGVFPGNQGGPLMHIIAAKAVAFEEALQEDFLNYTVRTKLNAQALANSLKAKGYDIISDGTDNHMMLIDLRNKGITGKDAEIALGKAHITVNKNMVPFDSESPFVTSGIRIGTAAITTRGMKEDQMGKIASWIDSVVSNSKDEDEILRIGKEINEYASSYPIFQK; this is encoded by the coding sequence ATGACAGCAATGGATAACGAGATATTTGATCTGATTGATTTAGAAGCTAAAAGACAGGTTTCAGGACTAGAACTGATTGCCAGCGAGAACTATGTTAGCGATAATGTGCTTAAAGCGGCAGGCTCTATACTGACCAACAAATATGCAGAAGGATATCCTCATAAAAGATATTATGGCGGCTGCGAGATTGTGGACAAAATTGAAATTATAGCGATTGAACGAGCGAAGCTTTTATTTAATGCAGAATACGTCAATGTGCAACCCCATTCTGGAAGCCAAGCCAACACAGCAGTTTTTCATGCTTGCTTAAACCCTGGAGATAAAATTCTAGGATTTGACCTTTCACACGGCGGTCACCTAACCCATGGATCTCCAGTGAATTTTTCAGGGAAATTATACACCACATCATTTTATGGAGTTGATCGCGAAACAGGTCTTTTGGATTATGATGAGATAGCAAAAATTGCTGAAAAAGAGCAACCTAAATTAATTATTGCCGGAGCGTCAGCGTATAGCAGGGAGATTGATTATAAAAGGTTCAGGGAGATTGCAGATAATGTTGGGGCAGTTCTATTATCAGATATCGCTCATCCAGCTGGATTAATTGCCAAAGGTCTACTTCAAGATGCGGTAGAGCATTCGCATATATGCACAAGTACCACCCATAAAACTTTAAGAGGACCGCGAGGTGGCATCATAATCATGGGCAAGGATTTTGAAAATCCATTCGACCAAAAATTAAAGAATGGTAATCTTAAAATGATGTCCACATTACTGAACAGCGGAGTTTTTCCTGGAAACCAAGGTGGTCCCTTGATGCATATAATTGCAGCTAAAGCTGTGGCCTTTGAAGAAGCTTTACAAGAAGATTTCTTGAATTACACAGTTAGAACAAAATTGAATGCGCAAGCGTTAGCGAACTCTTTAAAAGCTAAAGGTTACGATATAATCTCAGATGGCACGGATAATCACATGATGCTCATAGATCTAAGAAACAAAGGAATCACAGGAAAAGACGCTGAAATCGCATTAGGGAAAGCTCATATTACCGTGAATAAAAATATGGTTCCATTTGATTCTGAATCGCCTTTTGTGACTAGCGGTATTCGCATAGGAACAGCTGCAATTACGACTAGGGGAATGAAGGAAGATCAAATGGGAAAAATAGCATCTTGGATTGACAGCGTAGTGAGCAATTCTAAAGATGAGGACGAAATACTTCGAATTGGTAAAGAAATAAATGAATATGCAAGTTCCTACCCGATTTTTCAGAAATAG
- the fahA gene encoding fumarylacetoacetase, whose protein sequence is MPAQTNNPNRRSWIGYSKDSHFPIQNIPFGVFLTRENVITIGTRIGDHAIDLGALQELGYFADVPLTDDMFMQDTLNDFISDGKKTWRLVRNRIGDIFDKDNDELRDHKENRDRVIFHMDEVEMQLPVLIGDYTDFYSSKEHAINVGSMFRDKENALMPNWIHMPIAYHGRSSSIIPSGINIHRPKGQMLNKDTNEPVFGPSKKVDFELETAFITTDANKLGEPIDIKQAEDYIFGMVLLNDWSARDIQKWEYAPLGPFLGKNFATSISPWIVTMDALEPFRCAGPEQEKTPLKYLNHKPKSSFDIHLEVDLTPENGTPTTLTKSNFKHLYWSMSQQLAHHTINGCRINSGDLMGSGTISGPVPDSYGSLLELSWNGEQPIRLNDGTQRSFVNDKDTITMRGYCNNNSVRIGFGEVSNKLIPSYTATVKGSK, encoded by the coding sequence ATGCCAGCCCAGACCAACAACCCCAATCGCAGATCATGGATAGGATACAGCAAAGACTCTCACTTCCCTATTCAAAACATACCTTTTGGTGTGTTTCTTACTCGTGAGAATGTCATTACCATAGGTACTCGCATAGGCGATCACGCTATAGATCTAGGTGCTCTTCAAGAGTTGGGATACTTTGCAGACGTACCTCTTACTGATGATATGTTCATGCAGGATACCTTAAACGATTTCATATCTGATGGTAAAAAAACTTGGAGGCTAGTGCGCAATCGCATCGGTGATATTTTTGATAAGGACAATGATGAATTGAGAGACCACAAGGAAAATAGAGATCGGGTCATTTTTCACATGGACGAGGTCGAGATGCAGCTACCAGTACTTATAGGAGACTACACAGATTTTTACAGCAGTAAGGAACATGCTATAAATGTAGGATCTATGTTTAGAGACAAGGAAAACGCTTTAATGCCCAATTGGATCCATATGCCTATAGCGTATCACGGTAGGTCCAGTTCAATCATTCCATCAGGCATTAACATTCATAGACCAAAAGGTCAAATGCTCAATAAAGACACTAATGAGCCGGTTTTTGGCCCGTCAAAAAAGGTTGATTTTGAACTCGAGACAGCCTTTATCACTACTGATGCCAACAAGTTGGGTGAACCTATTGACATCAAACAGGCCGAAGATTATATCTTCGGGATGGTTTTATTAAACGACTGGAGCGCTCGCGACATACAAAAATGGGAATATGCACCACTAGGGCCTTTCCTGGGTAAAAACTTTGCAACATCGATCAGTCCCTGGATTGTCACCATGGATGCATTGGAACCATTTAGATGCGCTGGTCCTGAGCAGGAAAAAACGCCCCTTAAATATTTGAATCACAAACCCAAGAGTAGTTTTGACATCCATCTAGAAGTGGATCTTACTCCAGAAAATGGAACGCCTACTACGCTTACTAAGTCCAATTTCAAACACCTTTACTGGAGCATGTCCCAGCAATTGGCGCATCATACCATTAACGGCTGCCGTATCAACAGTGGTGATCTTATGGGTAGCGGCACGATTTCTGGTCCAGTGCCAGATAGTTACGGTTCGCTGTTGGAGCTAAGCTGGAATGGAGAACAACCCATACGTTTGAACGATGGTACCCAGCGTAGTTTTGTAAACGACAAAGACACGATTACAATGCGAGGCTATTGCAACAATAATTCCGTTAGGATAGGTTTTGGTGAAGTGTCCAATAAATTAATTCCTTCGTACACGGCAACCGTTAAAGGCAGCAAATAG
- a CDS encoding LysM peptidoglycan-binding domain-containing protein produces MIRFITVILLVCFAFAKANSSTLQSYNRHVVEQGDTMYMLTNKYNVTAAQLIELNPDLKMGLKSGATILIPKSVSAITNRPIESYETHKVKCKETLYSLSKEYGVTELDIKEANKELYSNPLRKGDRIQIPVFAEVAQPKEPIVIDIIPGVTDIVKVADTKAETVKPGQYKVKKSEGKYRVATNNNITIAQLEAWNPDLGELDEGMIVNVVDPKNIPSTSSDSKKLRYIDYEVEPKMTMYSLEKMSGLSADSLIAINPALKDGVKKGMTIKLPYRAVNEKETPELWNSTAKYARLVDSIRNYENQRIAVMLPFSINGLSSDEYGKQLKESNTMRIATDFYSGMMIARDSARALGINVQFDVFDTGRNESTSLKILRDNNFKNYNSVIGPLLAKNVVAVAKELERDKIPVISPLTNTDVQLYKNLFQARPDEQFLMNRLKNYLVNFSRGKNVIIVTDNKNPQYKDEFAPLFPAAKILYPDKNNYISSYKYTSALSKEMENVVILAVDHVGFITDAVSNYAAKARTHDITMVGMDDYDNMNINNMGLAAVNYTYPKMNRHTSSENVFANHYFKKHGITPSDFATRGFDVTMDVILRQASADDLYESALRNGKTVMVENSFEYNKRFTKGFYNEACYILRYQPDLTIEEVELSGYGE; encoded by the coding sequence ATGATACGATTTATAACAGTGATTTTGTTGGTTTGTTTCGCTTTCGCGAAAGCGAACTCATCTACACTTCAAAGCTATAATAGGCACGTGGTGGAGCAAGGAGATACCATGTATATGCTTACCAATAAGTATAACGTGACCGCCGCGCAACTCATTGAACTCAACCCAGATCTTAAAATGGGTTTGAAAAGTGGTGCCACGATCCTGATACCTAAATCAGTTAGCGCAATTACCAATCGTCCTATTGAAAGCTATGAAACGCATAAGGTTAAGTGTAAAGAAACTTTGTATTCTTTATCAAAGGAATATGGCGTTACAGAATTGGATATCAAGGAAGCCAATAAGGAATTGTACTCAAACCCTTTACGCAAGGGCGACCGTATCCAGATTCCCGTATTTGCTGAAGTTGCTCAGCCCAAAGAACCTATCGTCATCGATATCATCCCAGGAGTAACAGATATCGTAAAAGTAGCTGACACTAAAGCCGAAACGGTAAAACCAGGTCAGTACAAGGTAAAAAAGTCTGAAGGTAAATATAGAGTCGCTACAAATAACAACATCACGATTGCTCAATTGGAAGCCTGGAATCCAGATTTGGGAGAATTGGATGAAGGTATGATCGTCAATGTGGTGGACCCTAAAAACATACCATCGACTTCATCAGATTCCAAGAAATTGCGCTACATCGATTATGAAGTGGAGCCTAAAATGACCATGTATAGCCTGGAAAAAATGAGCGGCCTGAGCGCAGATTCTCTTATAGCTATCAATCCAGCGCTAAAAGATGGCGTGAAGAAGGGCATGACTATCAAGCTGCCTTATAGAGCGGTAAACGAAAAGGAGACACCAGAATTATGGAACAGTACTGCAAAATATGCCAGATTAGTAGATAGTATTAGAAATTATGAGAATCAACGCATCGCTGTAATGTTGCCATTTTCTATCAATGGCTTGAGTAGTGATGAATATGGCAAACAGCTTAAGGAAAGCAACACTATGAGAATTGCCACTGATTTTTATAGCGGTATGATGATCGCTAGAGATAGCGCAAGAGCGTTAGGAATCAATGTGCAGTTTGATGTTTTTGACACAGGACGCAATGAGAGCACATCACTTAAAATCCTTAGAGATAATAACTTCAAAAATTACAACAGCGTTATTGGACCATTGCTGGCTAAAAATGTAGTGGCTGTAGCAAAAGAATTAGAGAGAGATAAAATACCTGTGATTTCGCCTTTGACCAATACTGATGTTCAGCTTTACAAAAACCTATTTCAAGCACGACCAGATGAGCAGTTTTTGATGAATAGACTTAAGAATTACTTGGTCAATTTTTCACGAGGTAAGAATGTAATCATCGTTACAGATAATAAGAACCCACAGTATAAGGATGAATTTGCACCGTTGTTTCCAGCTGCTAAGATTCTGTATCCAGACAAGAATAATTACATCTCAAGCTACAAGTATACCAGCGCGCTCTCAAAAGAAATGGAAAACGTGGTCATTCTAGCAGTAGACCATGTAGGTTTTATAACTGACGCGGTTTCAAATTATGCTGCTAAAGCGAGAACTCATGATATCACAATGGTAGGTATGGACGATTACGATAATATGAACATCAATAATATGGGTCTTGCTGCAGTAAATTACACCTATCCTAAGATGAATAGACACACCAGTAGTGAAAACGTTTTTGCAAATCATTATTTCAAGAAGCACGGTATCACGCCTAGCGATTTTGCAACTAGAGGTTTTGACGTTACAATGGATGTGATTCTTAGGCAAGCAAGCGCGGATGATCTTTACGAAAGTGCTCTTCGAAATGGTAAAACTGTGATGGTAGAAAATAGCTTTGAGTATAATAAGCGTTTCACCAAAGGTTTCTACAATGAGGCCTGCTATATATTGAGATATCAGCCAGATTTAACGATTGAAGAAGTAGAACTTTCTGGTTATGGAGAATAA
- the guaA gene encoding glutamine-hydrolyzing GMP synthase, which produces MQNSVLILDFGSQYTQLIARRVRELNIYCEIHPFHKVPEDLSSFKAVILSGSPFSVRSEDAPHPDISQIKGKLPLLGVCYGAQYLAHFHGGQVAPSSTREYGRAHLTVIKDAEPLFSNITENSQVWMSHSDTIKNLPENAVTLASTQDVLNAAYRIDGEETYGIQFHPEVYHSTDGKQLLHNFLIEIAGVQPDWTPGAFVDMTVAELKEKVGDDKVVLGLSGGVDSSVAAILLHKAIGKNLYCIFVNNGLLRKDEYDQVLDQYKDMGLNVKGVDATARFMEALKNVEDPELKRKAIGRVFIEVFDDEAHAIEDVKFLAQGTIYPDVIESISVNGPSATIKSHHNVGGLPDFMKLKIVEPLRMLFKDEVRRVGAEMGMAQNLLGRHPFPGPGLAIRILGDVDQEKVRLLQEADAIFIANLKKWELYDKVWQAGAILLPVNSVGVMGDERTYEKCVALRAVESTDGMTADWVDLPYKFLQDTSNEIINKVKGVNRVVYDISSKPPATIEWE; this is translated from the coding sequence ATGCAGAACAGTGTTTTAATTCTTGATTTTGGATCCCAGTACACACAGCTTATAGCGCGTCGCGTGCGAGAGCTCAATATTTATTGCGAGATCCATCCTTTCCATAAAGTGCCAGAAGATCTTTCTTCATTCAAGGCCGTTATCCTTTCAGGTAGTCCTTTTTCAGTGCGATCTGAAGATGCACCACATCCAGACATAAGCCAGATCAAAGGGAAATTGCCATTATTGGGTGTTTGTTACGGCGCTCAATATTTAGCACATTTTCACGGTGGCCAGGTGGCGCCTTCCAGTACCAGAGAGTACGGTCGCGCACATCTAACGGTAATCAAGGATGCTGAACCACTCTTTAGCAACATTACAGAGAATTCACAAGTATGGATGTCTCACAGCGATACCATCAAAAACCTACCTGAAAATGCGGTAACGCTTGCCAGTACGCAAGACGTTCTTAACGCTGCCTACAGGATAGATGGTGAAGAAACATATGGAATACAGTTCCATCCAGAGGTTTATCATAGTACTGATGGTAAGCAACTTTTGCACAATTTCTTAATTGAGATTGCAGGAGTCCAACCCGACTGGACACCTGGAGCTTTTGTGGATATGACCGTTGCAGAACTAAAAGAAAAAGTAGGCGACGATAAAGTCGTCTTGGGATTGAGCGGTGGCGTTGATTCTAGTGTGGCCGCGATTTTGCTACACAAAGCTATAGGCAAGAACCTTTACTGCATTTTTGTGAACAACGGTTTGTTGCGCAAGGATGAATACGATCAGGTCCTTGATCAATACAAAGACATGGGACTCAATGTAAAGGGTGTTGATGCCACGGCACGGTTTATGGAAGCCTTAAAAAATGTTGAGGATCCTGAGTTAAAGCGCAAGGCTATAGGCCGAGTGTTTATTGAGGTTTTTGATGATGAGGCACACGCGATTGAAGATGTGAAATTTCTAGCACAAGGAACGATTTATCCAGACGTGATAGAAAGTATTTCAGTCAACGGGCCTAGTGCGACGATTAAGTCACACCACAATGTAGGTGGCCTGCCAGACTTCATGAAACTCAAGATAGTAGAGCCGTTGCGCATGCTGTTCAAGGATGAAGTAAGAAGAGTAGGTGCAGAGATGGGAATGGCTCAAAACCTATTAGGTCGTCACCCATTTCCAGGTCCAGGACTGGCGATACGTATTTTGGGCGATGTAGATCAAGAAAAGGTACGATTGCTGCAAGAGGCAGATGCGATCTTTATTGCAAACCTCAAGAAATGGGAATTGTACGATAAGGTATGGCAGGCAGGAGCGATTCTGCTTCCTGTAAATTCTGTAGGAGTGATGGGCGATGAGCGCACCTATGAAAAATGTGTAGCACTGCGAGCGGTAGAAAGTACAGATGGTATGACGGCAGATTGGGTAGATCTTCCCTATAAATTCCTACAGGATACCAGCAACGAGATAATAAATAAGGTCAAAGGCGTTAATAGAGTAGTGTACGACATCAGCTCAAAGCCGCCGGCCACTATTGAATGGGAATAA